A genomic window from Gossypium hirsutum isolate 1008001.06 chromosome D12, Gossypium_hirsutum_v2.1, whole genome shotgun sequence includes:
- the LOC107911137 gene encoding S-adenosylmethionine synthase 1, with product METFLFTSESVNEGHPDKLCDQVSDAVLDACLAQDPDSKVACETCTKTNMVMVFGEITTKANVDYEKIVRDTCRSIGFVSDDVGLDADNCKVLVNIEQQSPDIAQGVHGHFTKRPEEIGAGDQGHMFGYATDETPEFMPLSHVLATKLGARLTDVRKNGTCPWLRPDGKTQVTVEYYNDSGAMVPVRVHTVLISTQHDETVTNDEIAADLKEHVIKPVIPEKYLDEKTIFHLNPSGRFVIGGPHGDAGLTGRKIIIDTYGGWGAHGGGAFSGKDPTKVDRSGAYIVRQAAKSIVANGLARRCIVQVSYAIGVPEPLSVFVDSYGTGKIPDKEILQIVKENFDFRPGMITINLDLKRGGNGRFLKTAAYGHFGRDDPDFTWEVVKPLKWDKPQS from the coding sequence ATGGAGACCTTTCTATTCACATCAGAGTCTGTAAACGAGGGACACCCCGACAAGCTTTGCGACCAGGTCTCTGATGCTGTGCTCGATGCCTGCCTTGCCCAGGACCCTGACAGCAAGGTTGCCTGTGAAACATGCACCAAGACTAACATGGTCATGGTCTTTGGAGAGATTACCACCAAAGCCAACGTAGACTATGAGAAGATTGTTCGTGATACATGCCGCTCCATTGGATTTGTTTCTGATGATGTTGGTCTTGATGCTGACAATTGCAAGGTCTTGGTTAACATTGAGCAGCAGAGCCCTGATATTGCCCAAGGTGTCCACGGACACTTTACAAAGCGTCCGGAAGAGATTGGAGCCGGTGACCAGGGTCATATGTTTGGTTATGCCACTGATGAAACCCCTGAATTCATGCCTCTTAGCCATGTCCTTGCAACTAAGCTCGGTGCACGTCTTACTGATGTTAGGAAGAATGGCACCTGCCCCTGGCTAAGGCCTGATGGTAAAACCCAGGTCACTGTTGAGTACTACAATGACAGTGGTGCCATGGTTCCAGTTCGTGTGCACACTGTCCTTATCTCCACCCAACATGATGAGACTGTTACAAACGATGAAATCGCTGCTGACCTCAAGGAGCATGTCATCAAGCCTGTCATCCCTGAGAAGTACCTTGATGAGAAGACAATCTTCCACCTTAACCCATCTGGCCGCTTTGTAATCGGTGGTCCTCATGGTGATGCAGGTCTCACCGGACGTAAGATCATTATTGACACTTATGGTGGCTGGGGAGCCCATGGTGGTGGTGCTTTCTCCGGAAAGGACCCAACCAAGGTGGACAGGAGTGGTGCTTACATTGTTAGGCAGGCTGCCAAGAGCATTGTAGCAAACGGACTTGCCCGCAGATGCATCGTACAAGTCTCCTATGCTATTGGTGTGCCTGAGCCCTTATCTGTCTTTGTGGACAGTTACGGAACCGGAAAGATTCCTGACAAGGAAATACTCCAAATTGTGAAGGAGAACTTCGACTTTAGGCCTGGTATGATCACCATCAACCTGGACCTCAAGAGAGGTGGCAATGGTCGGTTCTTGAAGACAGCTGCTTACGGACACTTTGGAAGGGACGACCCAGACTTCACCTGGGAAGTTGTGAAGCCCCTCAAGTGGGACAAGCCCCAATCTTAA